One segment of Ziziphus jujuba cultivar Dongzao chromosome 12, ASM3175591v1 DNA contains the following:
- the LOC107429478 gene encoding (-)-kolavenyl diphosphate synthase TPS28, chloroplastic — translation MNDGEISISAYDTAWVGLVQDINGSDRPQFPSTLQWIANNQLPDGSWGDHKIFLAHDRLLNTLACVIALKSWNIHPHKCQKGMKFFKENLSKLKTDNAEHMPGGFEVAFPSLLEMARKINLQIPDQDSPILQDIYARRRIKLSRIPRDIMQQVRTTLLYSLEGMTDLDWEKLLKLQFRDGSLLFSPSSTAFAFNEIKVQNCLKYLTSVVQRFNGGRKSMPFVLVLSQL, via the exons ATGAATGATGGAGAAATAAGCATTTCGGCATATGATACGGCTTGGGTTGGTCTAGTACAAGATATAAATGGGAGTGATCGTCCTCAATTTCCAAGTACCCTCCAATGGATTGCTAACAATCAGCTACCAGATGGTTCTTGGGGAGATCATAAAATCTTTTTGGCTCATGATCGGTTGCTTAACACTTTAGCTTGTGTGATAGCATTAAAATCATGGAATATTCATCCTCACAAATGCCAAAaag gaatgaaatttttcaaGGAAAATTTAAGTAAGCTCAAAACCGATAACGCTGAGCACATGCCTGGGGGTTTTGAAGTTGCTTTCCCATCTCTACTAGAAATGGCTCGAAAAATAAACCTTCAAATTCCTGATCAAGATTCTCCTATCTTGCAAGACATTTATGCCAGAAGACGTATAAAGCTCTCCAG GATACCGCGGGACATAATGCAACAAGTGAGAACAACACTACTCTATAGCTTGGAAGGAATGACAGACTTGGACTGGGAAAAGCTTCTCAAATTACAGTTCCGAGATGGGTCTCTCTTGTTCTCTCCATCCTCCACTGCTTTTGCATTTAATGAGATCAAAGTTCAaaattgcttgaaatatttaactaGTGTGGTTCAGAGGTTCAATGGCGGACGTAAGAGTATGCCTTTTGTCTTAGTTTTGTCTcagctataa